A single Phytohabitans houttuyneae DNA region contains:
- a CDS encoding multicopper oxidase domain-containing protein, whose product MSDTSLPDRLGAVRRLLRNPSRPVRRLAVVLGVVIATFIAGVAIFAPRMAMAANHTITIKNFTFTPEVLNVSPGDTVTFVNQETDGTLHTIRGDFTSPDLPPGASFTVTITGTRSYSYFCGNHPYMLGTINSGSAPPTTTAPTPTTAAPTTAAPTTSPPTTGPVPTTPVATPTGTASPTPPPSGTPPCQNPTVGAEQGDGTRLATFEVVGGVKVFKLCMAPLNLQVSAGVIRPALAFNGIVPGPTIKVNEGDKLRFIVQNNMTEHTAVHWHGMELPNAQDGVPDITQPHIMPGEIYTYEWTAKSTGTHWYHSHMGGSQVGKGLYGALLITPTLGDITADKHYTVEIGDGSNGFTLNGRSYPATVPLSARLNQKVHIRLIGTGPEMLHPMHLHGMPFQVVAQDGIKITSPYTVDTLTVAPGQTFDIVFQPKEVGKWLLHCHVFSHSEGPNGMVGLVTVLDITA is encoded by the coding sequence ATGTCCGACACGAGCTTGCCCGACCGCCTCGGAGCGGTCCGGCGGCTGCTGAGAAATCCGTCACGACCGGTGCGGCGCCTAGCCGTGGTGCTGGGAGTGGTGATCGCCACCTTCATCGCCGGCGTCGCGATCTTCGCGCCCCGGATGGCGATGGCAGCCAACCACACCATCACGATCAAGAACTTCACTTTCACACCCGAGGTGCTCAACGTCTCCCCGGGCGACACCGTCACGTTTGTCAACCAGGAGACCGACGGCACCCTGCACACGATCCGTGGGGACTTCACGTCGCCCGACCTGCCGCCGGGTGCCTCGTTCACCGTCACCATCACGGGCACTCGCAGCTACTCCTACTTCTGCGGCAATCACCCGTACATGCTGGGCACGATCAACTCCGGCAGTGCGCCACCCACCACCACGGCGCCGACCCCGACAACGGCGGCGCCCACCACCGCCGCACCCACCACGAGCCCGCCGACCACCGGGCCGGTCCCGACGACCCCGGTGGCCACACCCACCGGCACGGCCTCACCCACACCGCCACCATCCGGTACGCCGCCATGCCAGAACCCGACGGTCGGCGCCGAGCAAGGCGACGGCACCCGACTGGCGACGTTCGAGGTGGTCGGCGGGGTGAAGGTGTTCAAGCTCTGCATGGCGCCGCTGAACCTACAGGTATCCGCCGGTGTGATCCGGCCGGCGCTCGCGTTCAACGGGATCGTGCCCGGACCCACGATCAAGGTGAACGAGGGCGACAAGCTGCGCTTCATCGTGCAGAACAACATGACCGAGCACACCGCCGTGCACTGGCACGGCATGGAGCTGCCCAACGCGCAGGACGGTGTGCCGGACATCACCCAGCCGCACATCATGCCCGGTGAGATTTACACGTACGAATGGACGGCCAAGAGCACCGGCACTCACTGGTACCACTCGCACATGGGCGGCAGCCAGGTCGGCAAAGGCCTCTACGGCGCGCTGCTGATCACCCCCACGCTCGGGGACATCACGGCGGACAAGCACTACACCGTTGAGATCGGCGACGGATCGAACGGATTCACCCTCAACGGCAGGTCGTATCCGGCGACCGTGCCGCTGTCGGCGCGGCTCAACCAGAAGGTGCACATCCGCCTCATCGGCACCGGGCCGGAGATGCTGCACCCGATGCACCTGCACGGCATGCCGTTCCAGGTCGTCGCGCAGGACGGCATCAAGATCACCTCACCATACACAGTGGACACGCTGACCGTCGCTCCAGGACAGACGTTTGACATCGTCTTCCAGCCCAAGGAGGTCGGCAAGTGGCTGCTGCACTGCCACGTCTTCTCCCACTCAGAGGGGCCCAACGGGATGGTCGGCCTGGTGACCGTCCTCGACATCACCGCGTGA
- a CDS encoding copper resistance CopC/CopD family protein — MTGLATPSPAWAHASLVYASPADQQTLQESPDRLRLQFTEAVSATAGGIRLYDAAGQAVPLSAPTHPPADQTTVDVLLAEPLPDGGYALSWRVVSADSHPVSGALTFTVGTAGTAAASNLTDTDSAAAGWAYGSARWLGFAALAVLIGSAFFLVHAWPAGARRPAARRLLWTGWGASLAATIATVLLYGPYLAGTSPGHLLDAGLLDQSLRETRHGHALTVRIALLLAFAPLIWYGLRRMARDSAMGARERVVLPIAVLATGALLAATWTAAGHSTTGTLTPAALTADVIHLVAMAVWLGGLAVLAIALLPSRDTASMRRAVPAFSRAAAVSVVALVATGVFQSWRQVRTVPALLNTTYGQMLIAKVLAVLVILTLAAAARSWVRRQYTISGRRAAAGPDPHQLYHFRRRVTHEVLLAVAVLGLSAALVTSEPASTAYGAGDDVPPPSGPPTSAAATMPGTVPFEAGSGPSGKGLVAFDLQPRRVGPTAAHVTVLDSGGRPMTVPEVTITLRLAAKDLGPLPINDLLPIGPGHYTGTTTVPLPGQWEVAITVRVSDTDQTTVRLPLTIEGQGS; from the coding sequence GTGACCGGCCTGGCCACTCCCAGCCCTGCCTGGGCCCACGCCAGCTTGGTCTACGCCAGCCCGGCTGACCAACAGACTCTCCAAGAGTCCCCGGATCGGCTGCGACTCCAGTTCACCGAGGCAGTGAGCGCAACCGCCGGGGGCATCCGCCTGTACGACGCCGCCGGCCAGGCCGTACCCCTCAGCGCACCAACGCATCCGCCAGCCGACCAGACCACAGTGGACGTACTGCTTGCCGAGCCACTGCCGGACGGCGGCTACGCCTTGTCGTGGCGGGTCGTCTCCGCCGACAGCCACCCGGTCTCCGGCGCGCTCACGTTCACCGTCGGTACCGCCGGCACGGCCGCCGCGTCGAACCTCACCGACACCGACAGCGCCGCCGCGGGATGGGCGTACGGCTCCGCCCGCTGGCTCGGGTTCGCGGCCCTCGCGGTGCTGATCGGCTCGGCGTTCTTCCTCGTTCACGCCTGGCCGGCCGGCGCACGCCGGCCCGCCGCCCGCCGCCTGCTCTGGACCGGGTGGGGCGCGTCGCTCGCCGCCACCATCGCCACGGTCCTGCTCTACGGCCCGTACTTGGCCGGCACGTCGCCAGGCCACCTCCTGGACGCTGGGCTCCTCGACCAGTCGCTCCGCGAGACCCGCCACGGCCACGCGCTCACCGTGCGGATCGCGCTGCTGCTCGCGTTCGCGCCCCTCATCTGGTACGGGCTGCGCCGGATGGCCCGAGACTCCGCGATGGGTGCACGCGAGCGCGTCGTACTCCCGATCGCCGTCCTCGCCACCGGGGCTCTTCTTGCCGCGACCTGGACCGCCGCCGGCCACAGCACGACCGGCACCCTCACCCCCGCGGCCCTCACCGCCGACGTCATCCACCTCGTCGCGATGGCGGTGTGGCTGGGCGGCCTCGCGGTCCTCGCCATCGCCCTGCTACCCAGCCGGGACACCGCCAGCATGCGCAGGGCGGTGCCGGCGTTCTCCCGGGCCGCCGCGGTGAGCGTCGTGGCGCTCGTCGCCACCGGCGTGTTTCAGTCCTGGCGCCAGGTGCGCACCGTGCCCGCCCTGCTGAACACCACCTACGGCCAAATGCTGATAGCGAAGGTGCTGGCCGTGCTCGTCATCCTGACGCTGGCCGCCGCCGCTCGATCCTGGGTACGCCGCCAATACACGATTTCCGGGCGCCGCGCCGCCGCTGGACCCGATCCCCATCAGCTGTACCACTTCCGGCGCCGCGTCACGCACGAGGTACTCCTCGCCGTCGCGGTGCTCGGGCTCTCCGCCGCCCTGGTCACCTCCGAGCCGGCAAGCACCGCCTACGGTGCGGGCGACGATGTCCCACCGCCGAGCGGGCCGCCGACCAGCGCGGCCGCCACGATGCCGGGCACAGTGCCCTTCGAGGCCGGCTCCGGGCCATCGGGCAAGGGCCTGGTCGCCTTCGACCTCCAACCCCGCCGGGTCGGCCCCACCGCCGCCCACGTCACGGTCCTCGACAGCGGCGGACGCCCCATGACCGTCCCGGAGGTCACCATCACCCTCCGGCTCGCCGCGAAGGACCTCGGCCCTCTCCCGATCAACGATCTGCTACCAATCGGACCCGGTCACTACACCGGCACCACCACCGTGCCCCTGCCCGGACAGTGGGAGGTGGCCATCACCGTTCGAGTCTCCGACACGGACCAGACGACCGTGCGCCTGCCGTTGACGATCGAAGGCCAAGGCTCCTGA
- a CDS encoding alpha-E domain-containing protein: protein MLSRVAESLFWIGRYVERAEDTARLLDVHFHEVLEDPTVDEGAACAVLLTVMGVPDDVASRHRDSQAVLELLGYDDAPNSIAGALVAARQNARGAREALSAEIWQCLNSTHNALPARVAAARDFGPAPFFSYVRECAATFAGHVEASMSRDASYDALVLGRSLERVDMTARLLAARLGTGVGDEGWTSTLRACSAHDAYLRTYQQGVDARRVLEFLLVDRLFPRSVFHALCAGEEALVRLDPASGRSALDESARRAIGRARTDLEFLSAATLLDDLVERLHGLQRTVSTVSEDVTRRLFTGSAPLHWRIEEPAT, encoded by the coding sequence GTGCTGAGCCGCGTAGCCGAGTCGCTGTTCTGGATCGGCCGGTACGTCGAACGGGCCGAAGACACGGCCCGGCTTCTCGACGTGCATTTTCACGAGGTGCTCGAAGACCCGACCGTGGACGAGGGCGCCGCCTGCGCCGTCCTGTTGACCGTCATGGGTGTCCCGGACGATGTCGCCTCGCGGCACCGGGACAGCCAGGCCGTACTGGAGCTGCTCGGCTACGACGACGCCCCCAACTCGATCGCCGGCGCGCTGGTCGCCGCCCGGCAAAACGCCCGCGGCGCGCGCGAGGCGCTCTCCGCCGAGATCTGGCAGTGCCTGAACTCGACCCACAACGCGCTCCCGGCCCGGGTGGCCGCCGCCCGGGACTTCGGCCCCGCGCCCTTCTTCTCCTACGTCCGCGAGTGCGCCGCGACCTTCGCCGGCCACGTCGAGGCCAGCATGAGCCGGGACGCGAGCTACGACGCGCTCGTCCTCGGCCGCAGCCTGGAGCGCGTCGACATGACTGCGCGGCTGCTCGCGGCCCGGCTCGGCACGGGCGTCGGCGACGAAGGCTGGACATCCACCCTACGGGCGTGCTCGGCCCACGACGCCTATCTGCGCACCTACCAGCAGGGTGTCGACGCCCGCCGGGTTCTCGAGTTTCTCCTGGTGGATCGGCTCTTTCCGCGGTCTGTCTTCCATGCACTGTGCGCCGGAGAGGAAGCGCTGGTCCGACTCGACCCGGCGTCCGGGCGGTCCGCGCTGGACGAGTCCGCCCGCCGAGCCATCGGTCGAGCCCGTACCGACCTGGAGTTCCTGTCAGCCGCCACACTGCTCGACGACCTCGTGGAGCGGCTACACGGACTGCAGCGGACCGTGTCCACGGTCAGCGAAGACGTCACCCGGCGGCTGTTCACCGGGTCGGCACCGCTGCACTGGCGCATCGAGGAGCCCGCCACATGA
- a CDS encoding transglutaminase family protein yields the protein MTWRIAIRHRTGYRYGGPVRASYNEARLTPPSVDGQRTLHAALEVTPAARPLRYVDYWGTTVDAFDIHIPHTELVVLATSTVETAGPRPAPVDVDWTHLASRAVRERFGELLAPSRYVQEEPEIAELGQSLRTGSTPMQAGLRAAEWTHETLRYEPGATHVHTSSAEARAAGKGVCQDFAHITLALLRAVGLPARYVSGYLHPTVEAEIGEVTPGQSHAWVEFWAGGWIPVDPTSLAEVASRHVLLARGRDYADVRPLSGVYSGQKAELFGVTVEITRLG from the coding sequence ATGACCTGGCGGATCGCGATCCGGCACCGCACCGGCTACCGGTACGGCGGACCGGTGCGGGCCTCGTACAACGAGGCGAGGCTCACCCCTCCGAGCGTCGACGGACAGCGCACCCTGCACGCCGCCCTGGAGGTCACGCCCGCGGCCAGGCCGCTGCGCTACGTCGACTACTGGGGCACCACGGTTGACGCGTTCGACATCCACATCCCGCACACCGAGCTCGTCGTGCTGGCGACCTCGACGGTCGAGACCGCAGGGCCGCGGCCGGCACCGGTCGACGTCGACTGGACCCACCTGGCCTCCCGCGCGGTCCGGGAACGTTTCGGCGAGCTGCTCGCCCCGTCGCGCTACGTCCAGGAGGAGCCGGAGATCGCCGAGCTCGGGCAGTCCCTGCGCACCGGCTCGACGCCGATGCAGGCCGGGCTACGCGCCGCCGAGTGGACCCACGAGACGCTGCGCTACGAGCCGGGCGCGACACACGTACACACCTCGTCGGCCGAGGCCCGCGCCGCGGGCAAGGGCGTGTGTCAGGACTTCGCCCACATCACGCTGGCCCTGCTCCGCGCGGTTGGCCTGCCCGCGCGTTACGTCTCCGGCTACCTGCACCCGACCGTGGAGGCCGAAATCGGGGAAGTGACTCCCGGCCAGAGCCACGCATGGGTGGAGTTCTGGGCCGGCGGTTGGATCCCGGTCGACCCGACCAGCCTCGCGGAGGTGGCCAGCCGACACGTACTGCTGGCCCGCGGCCGCGACTACGCCGACGTGCGGCCACTGTCCGGCGTCTACTCCGGGCAGAAAGCGGAGCTCTTCGGCGTCACCGTCGAGATCACCCGGCTCGGCTGA
- a CDS encoding circularly permuted type 2 ATP-grasp protein: MGGLLDGYPRGPAYDEMFGADGLPHPHMRALYDALQLLTGEDLAQRAAARDRSFRDQGVTFSHAGEEWLFPLDLIPRLIPAAEWDVVEAGVVQRVRALEAFLADVYGPAEVVHDGVVPRTLLTTSATFCRPAHGIRPRNDVRIHLAGIDLVRDEAGVLRVLEDNLRVPSGMSYVVENRRTMARVFPGLFLEQQVRPVASYPGRLLDALRRSAPDGVNEPVVVLLSPGVYNPAYFEHAFLARKMGIELVEGRDLFCDEHVLYMRSLGGRQRVDVVYRRVNDDFLDPVHFRPDSVVGCPGLLNAARAGNVTIANAVGNGVADDKLTYSYVPALIEYYLGEKPLLSNVTTYRLDDPDVREECLERLDQLVVKPVDGSGGAGIVIGPSASDAELAAVRERVLAEPRAWIAQELVLLSTSPSQRDDRLLPRHIDLRPFAVNDGEQVHVLPGGLTRVALREGSLIVNSSQGGGSKDTWVLTSTPEPASEATGPPAFPAQAVRGTTPDRGPHDDQPQQ; encoded by the coding sequence ATGGGAGGGCTTCTGGACGGTTATCCGCGCGGCCCAGCGTACGACGAGATGTTCGGGGCGGACGGGCTGCCGCATCCACACATGCGCGCGCTCTACGATGCCCTGCAGCTGCTCACCGGCGAAGACCTGGCGCAGCGTGCGGCGGCACGGGATCGCAGCTTCCGCGACCAGGGCGTGACGTTCTCCCACGCCGGCGAGGAGTGGCTGTTTCCGCTCGACCTGATCCCCAGGCTGATCCCGGCCGCCGAGTGGGACGTGGTCGAGGCGGGCGTCGTACAGCGGGTTCGGGCCTTGGAGGCCTTCCTCGCCGATGTGTACGGCCCGGCCGAGGTCGTCCATGACGGTGTGGTGCCGCGCACTTTGCTGACCACGTCGGCCACATTCTGCCGGCCGGCACACGGCATCCGGCCGCGTAACGACGTCCGGATCCATCTCGCCGGAATTGACCTGGTCCGCGATGAGGCGGGCGTACTGCGGGTGCTTGAGGACAATCTGCGGGTACCGTCCGGGATGTCCTATGTTGTGGAAAACCGGCGCACCATGGCGCGGGTCTTTCCCGGGCTGTTCCTGGAGCAGCAGGTGCGGCCGGTCGCCTCCTACCCGGGGCGGCTGTTGGACGCGTTGCGCCGGTCGGCGCCGGACGGTGTCAATGAGCCGGTGGTGGTGCTGCTCAGCCCAGGTGTGTACAACCCGGCCTATTTCGAGCACGCCTTCCTGGCCCGCAAGATGGGCATCGAGCTTGTCGAGGGCCGCGACCTGTTCTGCGACGAGCACGTCCTGTACATGCGCAGCCTCGGCGGCAGGCAGCGGGTGGACGTCGTCTACCGGCGGGTCAACGACGACTTTCTCGACCCGGTGCATTTCCGACCTGATTCGGTCGTGGGGTGCCCGGGCCTGCTCAACGCCGCCCGCGCCGGCAACGTCACGATCGCCAACGCGGTCGGCAACGGCGTCGCCGACGACAAGCTGACCTATTCGTACGTTCCGGCGCTGATCGAGTACTACCTGGGTGAGAAGCCGTTGCTGTCCAACGTGACGACCTACCGGCTCGACGATCCGGACGTTCGCGAGGAGTGCCTGGAGCGGCTCGACCAGCTCGTCGTGAAGCCGGTCGACGGATCCGGCGGCGCCGGCATCGTTATCGGCCCGTCCGCCTCGGACGCCGAGCTGGCCGCCGTGCGCGAGCGGGTGCTCGCGGAGCCGCGCGCGTGGATCGCGCAGGAGCTGGTGCTGCTGTCGACCTCGCCGTCCCAGCGCGACGACCGGCTGCTGCCCCGGCACATCGACCTGCGGCCGTTCGCGGTCAACGACGGCGAGCAGGTCCACGTGTTGCCCGGCGGGCTGACCCGGGTGGCGCTGCGGGAGGGGAGCCTGATCGTCAACTCCAGCCAGGGCGGCGGCTCCAAGGACACCTGGGTGCTCACCTCGACGCCCGAGCCGGCGTCCGAAGCGACCGGTCCGCCGGCCTTCCCCGCTCAGGCGGTGCGGGGCACCACACCCGACCGCGGCCCGCACGACGACCAGCCGCAGCAGTGA
- a CDS encoding YcnI family copper-binding membrane protein — MSKRLSRALVIISAGIATLMLTPAAPAVAHVTITPATVTAGGRATFTVKVPNERDSASTVKVEVVFPEGAALSSLSLRSVPGWTATVKRRPVSATATQPAAHGHSAATDAVTGIVWQSTTGVRPGEFQTFDVATGPLPKEPTTLVFKAVQTYSNGEVVRWIETPRDGEPKPEHPAMVVIVAPSGRPVTAAVLDTGNGGDPVRSMAGLIVALLALIVATAGFVRRRPAVTASPPPPDAIATNRAAQPLSAGKR; from the coding sequence ATGAGCAAGCGCCTGAGCCGCGCCCTGGTGATTATCAGCGCCGGGATCGCCACCCTGATGCTCACCCCCGCGGCACCCGCCGTCGCCCACGTCACGATCACCCCGGCCACGGTCACCGCCGGCGGGCGCGCCACGTTCACCGTCAAGGTGCCCAACGAGCGCGATTCGGCCAGTACCGTCAAGGTGGAGGTCGTCTTTCCGGAAGGCGCGGCCCTGAGCTCGCTCTCGCTGCGGTCGGTGCCCGGCTGGACCGCCACCGTCAAGCGCCGGCCGGTGTCCGCCACCGCCACACAGCCGGCCGCGCATGGCCACAGCGCCGCGACCGACGCCGTCACCGGCATCGTCTGGCAGAGCACCACCGGAGTACGGCCAGGCGAGTTCCAGACCTTCGATGTCGCCACCGGACCGCTGCCGAAGGAGCCCACCACGCTGGTGTTCAAAGCGGTGCAGACGTACTCCAACGGCGAGGTCGTGCGCTGGATCGAGACACCCCGGGACGGGGAACCGAAACCGGAGCATCCCGCGATGGTCGTCATCGTGGCGCCGTCCGGCCGGCCGGTGACGGCCGCCGTCCTGGACACCGGTAACGGCGGCGACCCGGTCCGGTCCATGGCCGGGCTGATCGTAGCGCTATTGGCGCTCATCGTCGCCACCGCAGGCTTCGTTCGCCGGCGACCCGCCGTGACGGCGTCACCGCCACCGCCCGACGCCATCGCGACGAACCGCGCCGCCCAGCCGCTGAGCGCGGGCAAGAGGTGA